One segment of Agrococcus sp. ProA11 DNA contains the following:
- the era gene encoding GTPase Era, whose amino-acid sequence MTDENQPGESEAEAERAPAGRPEPEDTGRAAQIAAAHRSGFVTFVGRPNAGKSTLMNALVGEKIAITSSKPQTTRHAIRGVVHREGAQLVIVDTPGMHKPRTLLGQRLNSVVKTTLGDVDVICLCIPANEALGTGDRYIDQQLEGFPRAKKIAVVTKTDVASRESVAKQLLAVSELREWDAIVPLSSVTGIQLDVLVDQLVALLPYGPPLYEAETTTEESLSVRIAELVREAALEGVRDELPHSIMVTIDDIVAREDRELTDVYANLWVERDSQKGIIIGKGGSRLRQVGADARAEIERVLGTQVHLDLRVKVAKEWQGDPKQLGRFGF is encoded by the coding sequence ATGACCGACGAGAACCAGCCCGGCGAGTCCGAGGCAGAGGCAGAGCGCGCGCCGGCCGGGCGGCCAGAGCCCGAGGACACCGGCCGCGCGGCTCAGATCGCTGCCGCGCACCGCAGCGGCTTCGTCACCTTCGTCGGCCGCCCGAACGCGGGCAAGTCGACGCTCATGAACGCGCTCGTGGGCGAGAAGATCGCCATCACCTCGTCGAAGCCGCAGACCACGCGGCACGCGATCCGCGGGGTCGTGCATCGCGAGGGCGCGCAGCTCGTGATCGTCGACACGCCCGGCATGCACAAGCCGCGCACGCTGCTGGGCCAGCGGCTCAACTCGGTCGTCAAGACGACGCTCGGCGACGTCGACGTCATCTGCCTGTGCATCCCCGCGAACGAGGCGCTCGGCACCGGTGACCGCTACATCGATCAGCAGCTCGAGGGCTTCCCGCGCGCGAAGAAGATCGCGGTGGTGACCAAGACCGACGTCGCCTCGCGGGAGTCGGTGGCGAAGCAGCTGCTCGCGGTCTCCGAACTGCGGGAGTGGGATGCGATCGTGCCGCTCTCATCGGTCACGGGCATCCAGCTCGATGTGCTGGTCGATCAGCTCGTGGCGCTGCTGCCGTACGGCCCGCCGCTCTACGAGGCCGAGACCACGACCGAGGAATCGCTGAGCGTGCGGATCGCCGAGCTCGTGCGCGAGGCCGCGCTCGAGGGCGTCCGCGACGAGCTGCCGCACTCGATCATGGTGACGATCGACGACATCGTGGCGCGCGAGGATCGCGAGCTGACCGACGTCTACGCGAACCTCTGGGTGGAGCGCGACAGCCAGAAGGGCATCATCATCGGCAAGGGCGGCTCGCGGCTGCGCCAGGTGGGCGCGGATGCTCGCGCCGAGATCGAGCGCGTGCTCGGCACGCAGGTGCACCTCGACCTGCGGGTGAAGGTCGCCAAGGAGTGGCAGGGCGACCCGAAGCAGCTCGGCCGCTTCGGCTTCTAG